The Lycium ferocissimum isolate CSIRO_LF1 chromosome 8, AGI_CSIRO_Lferr_CH_V1, whole genome shotgun sequence DNA segment ttattatacaataatttcatttatatatataaatggattgatacgcacgcGTAATGAATCCattattattgacttaatgagatactttggaaattacatgaatattgtttgattttttaatatggggtgcatttttttttttacattattaatttgcattatttttaatatatatatatatatatatatatatatatatataatatgttcaaaacacaattaatataacattgtagtttgtactccgtatctaaaactttattatattagtgtttataTATGAATACAAAatcttttttgacattattttttttgaatatcgggttcaattttttttttttgataatatattgattttgttaatatggggtctacttttttaccgtgagtttggagatggtattaaacttctttttttatatatattgcttgatgctTATTTTAGTATGGGGTCAATATATAtgaggcccacaattttttttttataatttttttttatgggcccgtttaatatgaggcccaatttttttttttttattttttttatatatatatgatttcaaatatataatatatatatatatatatatatatatatatatatatatctaaaatttattatattagtatattgttaagaatacaaatatatatatatttttttacattatttatttttttaatatgggattcatttttttatatatattgcttgattttgtcaatatgggatactatgtttaaaacacgattaatataacattgtagtttgtgttccgtatttaaaactttattatattagtgtttgctatgaatacgcatcgtgtttaatatggtgcccatatttttttttaacattgtttgttttttaaatatgggattcacttttttttttttcaatattgctagattttgttaatatggggtccactttttttatatattttcccCATGAGTTTGAatatggtgggttccactttttttttttaatacctggatgttgtttaatatggggcccataatttttttttacaattttttttaatactggatgttgttgaatatggggcccacaatttttattttttttttacaatttttactatgttcaaaacatgattgatataacattgtaatttgtgctccgtatataaaattttattatattagtgtttgctaaaaatataaagtctgcacttttttttttgacattgtttatttttttaatatgggattcatttttttttttatatattgcttgattttgtcaatatgggatactatgttcaaaactcgattaatataacattgtagtttgtgctccgtatttaaaactttattatattagtgtttgctatgaatacgcatcgtgtttaatatggggcccgcatttttttaacattgtttgttttttaaatattgcttcgatttttgttaatatggttcactttttttcccgtgagtttggatgtggtgggttccacttttcttttaatactggatgttgtttaatatggggcccacaattttttttaatactgaatgttgttgaatatggggcccataatttatttttttcaatttttttttttagggcctgtttaatatgggggccaaattttttttttatgttggtgttggggggggggggggggttccacGACGGACGACGAAAGAAGCACCAACCGgtgcttctaatatagtagaaaaatattAAAGGCTTCATACATCCAAAAACCCTCGAAACTTATCAAATTTCATTACACTCAAAACTATGGCTTGCACCAATGGAGCTCCTAAACGCATGATCGTGTTCGTATGAGAcattttttattcaaattttgaaaaaacttttgCGCATGGTTTCAAATGTCCATTACATAAATAAGTCAAACCACTTATACACATCATCCTCAATAGACCTGAGATTTTACGGCTTATTAAGACTAACTCGTATAATTAAAAAGGGTGACATATTTTAAATGGTTAATTTATTTACATAACTAGCATTTAGAAAACGCGcaagaaaatttcaaattttgaaccAAGTATCTAATAAGAAcattttatcatgtgttcaggtGCTTAATTGGAACAAGCCATAATTTTAGCGTAATCCATTAATTGGAAAGGTTGAGGGGTTGTCAATATATTAAGCCAAATATTAAAGATCCCTACTTTCCTTGGGCCATGGTTGGTCCATCATGACCACATCTAATTACTATTATGTCCTTCCACAGTTTGCACGAGAGAATTGAAACTAGTTATTTAAGGTCATTCTAGTCTTTTCATCTCAATTGTTCAACCCACAAAGTGACTGCCAGTAGAATTCACACTTTAATTTGTACAGGCTTCCCTCTCCTTTTACCACTAGCTTTTTGCTTTTAATAATGATTATAGTtggccaccaccaccaccaactgCTGACCAATTTAAATAAGCAACAGACCCCTCCTTCCCCCACAAGATTCTAACCCCATTTTACATATCAGACACAGAGACAACAGCAGCAGAAGCAAAAGGAAGGGAAGAACTCTCTCATAAAGCCAGAGAAAGCAACAACCTTTATGTTTTCGCGTAAGAATTCTGTATCTCTTTCATGTTCTGTGCATATAACAAGTTTGTATGTAAAGATAGCTGTTCATTTGCAGTCAGCATTACCAGTAACAGTATCtgccgagggtctatcagaaacagaGCCTCTCTACCTGACGAAGGTAGGAAACAGAGCCTCTCTACCTGAcgaaggtaggggtaaggtctgagTACATCCtatcctaccctccccaaacctcACTTGTGAGATCACACTGGATATGTAGTTGTATTACCAGTAACAATATCAGACAAGTATAGAAGACTGGAGAAATGTCTGCACACACGAACCATATCGCATTCTGCAATCAAATAAAGTATGTTTTACATTACATGTAGATCAGGCAAAGCGGAAAAAAAGCTCTGAACAGCCTAGGAACTTATTATATAACATCTTctacacacaaaatatatgaaaagaaactGACGTAGGAGGCCAATTCACCTTGTTGATCCTCCTACCTCTCTAtggtttcttctcttcttctttctttctgtcTTATCAATATTCTCTATAAACCTTGGCGAGGTGCCAATTTAGTAAGTACAATGTTTTGTTCTGTACAACTGGCTAATCAAAAGCCAAAAACTTATGGACCATCGAATACCCCCATTCGAGTTCCATAACTACACACCAAAGAATGATAAACAATAAAAGAAACCACACTAGATACTGTGAGTATTAGGTTGGAAACTCCAAAAAAGGATGCAGATCATCTGTCAGATCTCCAGAGAAAAGCTAGAATGCCTCCGTTGCATTCTAGGTTGTAGACCAGATCTTCCAAGGCCTCTTGAAAAAAACTTAGGTCATAGAGACTGCTATCCAAACAAAAAGAACTCCAAAAATTGAGTAGACTACATATAAGAAAAAACTGTTGATCAAAGATATGGTGATACTGCTTCCGGCAGAATCTGTGTAAGGTTTGATCAGTAAAGTTGGTTATAGACTGTGGAGGAGGGCTCTTTTGCACGAAGGAGGTTGTGAAAGATTTGTGGACTCCACTCCGAGTGTTTTCAATAGGAACTGCCTCTCCTGAAAAAACAATTGATAAAAGTTAATCTCAGTCTTGCCTCACACTTGCATAAAATAGGTAAAAGGTCAATGAGGAAGCTATATGAAATCATGCATCACAATTTACATGAAATAGACAAGTCAATGTAAAAGGCATGATGAGGATCACTAAACCAAACTTCAAATAGTTTCCAGGTTCCCAAAAACCAGGAAAGAACGTGACCTTACTCCAAATGATGAAAGTAATCTTAGGACTTTCATTTTAAGCATATAACgaagaaataaaattaactaaaaCAACTTAATGTTTGATTGGAATTGATATCTTACTTTTAGAATCTTTATAGAGGTTATAATTTAAAAGGATAGAGAACGGGTAGTCGGTAAGCGTGACAAGAGAGCGAGGTTCAGAGTAGGAAAGGCTTAAGGTGAACAATTCATGTGATTGTTTACAGTTGGCAATTATATGCTCTCCGATTAAACATAAGAATCCAAAAAAGTGTGCCTTTCTTTGGATTTATTCATTCGTTAGTGTCCACTGAGGAATTCTGTAAATCAGTCTGCATCAAAGATAAGCATGTCTTTTCTTCCAAGGCAAATGAGCTAGAATAGAATTTGGATGCTAATTGTTATGGTTAAGGCCAGACTAGAAAGGGAGATCAAGTTtgtgaaagaaaggaaagtgtaAGAGATAACAATGGGGAAGCAGCTTATATCCTAAAATCAATTATGCTGCAAGCTTAAGATCATTTGGCTCTTCTAGAGATTAGGTCAACAAAGTGAAGGACCGGTAAACTGACAGGGTTTTGGCAAGCATTTCAAGCTAACAGCCTTGTCTTTGCTGTCCACATAGATTTTCTCACAACCATAGTCCCCATATGTCACCCTTAACGCGATGTAATGCTATAAACTATTTCCTATAGAATCTCAATATTGTTACCATTTATCTTTGATTGCtttctatgttgctcggactctccaaaactGTTGCCGCACCCGTGTTGGAACCTCCAAAATgaactacttttggaggatctgacacGCAATCGGCGGCACTTTGGAAGAGTCCGAGCATCATAGATTGCTCTAGCAACTGTTGGCAACTGGTATAAGTAAACACTTTTTGATGACAACTAGTATATGTGAACACTTATAGATCAATACATAAAAGACAATCAGTAACCTCTAAAACctgattttctttctttcggCTTTTTTGTACCTAACAAGCAGAAATTGGCATATATCTAAGAAATTGCCTTCTGGCAAAGATTTGGGAGGTTTGTCTGAAAATCAGATAATTGCATTATGTAGAAATACCAGTACATCTTCACGTTatccttcttcctttttagtGTTCAACATATTAAAGCTGACAACAGATGCATAGTTCTTTGCTGACAGCATTAATTtatacctttttctttttatattatacaGAGAAGGAAACATGATACAAAGCACTCTAGATAACAAGGATTCAATTTGTGTTAAGGAGACACCGAATggaaagaaccaaaaaaaacaaaaaacaaaaaaaaaaacggcagACTTTCTCTTGAGCTTTTGAACTATCAACTGAGGTAAAACTTGGCTTTTCAGTTTAATCAATTTGTCTACAGTTCACTATGGGCAATACTTGGTTGGAACAGATTCACACTTGTAAACCTCAAAAGCCTAATCATACTACTCTCTTTTGTGCAACAGGCAGGTGTCACAGTTTCAATGATTCAATAAGAATCATTGCAGAACTGATAAAATCTGTAGCAATAACATCTCTCCTAATATCTCAATTAAGCAAAGGTATCAGTTCTTTTGATGGGTTACGCATGCATAACAAATCCAATTTGATCCATTACCTCAGTGCACTTTTAAGTGAAGCTgcttttggttaaaaaaatgtcacattaaaATGTTAACAAGGTATAGATTGCTTACACTTTCTGAAAACTTTGGAGTGGGAATTTCTGCAGCTAAAGATCTGAAGAGTGGAGTAACTTGAAGAGGAGAACTGTAATCTGTATTCAGAAAATCACATTCAGCTGTAGCTGGTCCATTATTCACTTTTTCTTCATCACAAACTGGCAAAGTATCTGAGATAATACAATCACTACTAGTATCAGTACAAAGCAACTCCTATGGCTGTAGAACTATAAGAAACATTGCAGTCCTTCCCCCAAATTATGAAAggctttttttcatttttgtccaGTCGGCGAAATTAATTACAGGcactaaatatacataacatatacactGACTaggtatatttatgtatataatgtcTATATTTATACtcaatatacaaaacatacacaTTTGCCAGCTATTATGTTTTAGGTTGGTCCAAAAAGGTAATTATTCCAATTATGAATGTACCTCGAGTGGTGGATACACGGCAGGAGGTTCCATTTTCTAATTCATGAAGCCCAGCTTGATCACTCGTTTGAGAAGTTCGTAATTCTGATTCGATATCCTGATGATGCGCACACACCTCGGTTTGGCTTTCATCTGTTTTATCAGCGAGTGCATGGGATAGCAGAGTTGATCCAGTACTATACTCAGAGCTTCCAGCAGAATCTTCAGATAAAGCAGGTTGCCTGCACATCAACATTTTAGACACAAATGGCATGGGATAAGCTGGCGTCATTTTAAAAGTTAGCTTGTATTAGGGGTGTCAAATAAGCAGGTTGAGCTGAATTTGGGCGGGTCAAAACGGGCTGAGTTAATAAACAGGCGGGTCATTAGTTACTTGGGCTGAAATGGGACAAAAATCGGGTCATAATCCAACCCGCCCAACTCTTACTAAGTTTaaaattctttatttgtttttgtaaAATTTGTTTAAGTATATAATAAAACTCATGgctatatataaaatatcaatTTAAAAATGCCTTCTAAGAAATATTTAGACAAAGTTTCTCATGGGTCAATTTGGGCTGCATATCAGCCAAGTTTTCAAATGGGCTGAACTAATAAAATAAGCGGGTCGTGATTTATGGGCTGATTTGCCACCCCTTGCTTGCATGGTCAATACCTCCAAGATGGTCGACTGCCTTCATTACTACTCCTTGAATCTGCTATCAGGTTCTTATAATCATCAGGTTCAAAATTCATCTCAGGGAGCTGGAACTTGAGCGTATCGCCATCCTTTGTCTGTTGAAGAAAATCTTGAAGTATCTGCACAATATTCACATTTTCCCATTAGAGTTTCAGCAGGTTATGTGCAGACTGGTTCCCAGAACTATAAACACAAGAAACAGAACTGGACAATTGAAGAAACTTATCATTCAAATGGTTTTTATCTTTCTTATGTTGTCGAAGAGCTGAAGAATGGATCTCACGTTTTTCCCCAAATAAATGAATCATTAAACTAGACTAGATGGTTGATTAGTTTTCCTGATTGAGTTAATCAGATCATGTAAGAACAAGGTTCAAGTCTACTGCTTTGTCCTTTTCGACATGATTACAAGAATTACAAGTTCACGAGACACTAATTCTAACAACTGCTTGCCTAGAGATGAACCAAATAGTTATTATGCAGCTGAATGGCGTGGATCAGAATTCACCTAGTAcatcaattttttccaaaagcAGAAGTGTATTAACGGTACAAAGAACATTGAAGTCACCTTCCAAGCACTTTCAAGGCTTTGATCCGTATTCTCTGTATTGACTTTCATTGCCAGTGAGCTTAGGAGCTTGGCTTGTTCCATCAAAGCATGTATCTTTGGATCGTCTTTCTTAAGGAATGTTCCTTGAGTTTTGTTGTCGCTAGCTGCTTAAAAATCCAAAAACAGTGAGTTAGATACGTATTCAAGTTAATGTATCAGATAGTTCCTTTTACTAGTCAGTGATATACTGTTCTAATTTTTCATAGTTATTTACCATTTTCAGTTGTCCCAGCATTATGCAAGTTTTGAGCTAGTACTGCAAATGGATGTCTTAGTACTGGATGTGTCATTCCACTATCACCAACAGATTTTTCTCTGCTGTTACCATTTTGAAGGACATCTGAAATGTTGCTCGTCCTACAGCAAAACAATAGATTTATATTGGATACTCTCTCTTTAAACGATAGTTAAAGCTTGCTGTATTCGTTTTTACCTCAGCTTTTTAATAGCAGCACCTTCAGTTATGTTGTCAATATCGAGGCCATCTGGAAAAATAACCCTCTTGTTATTTAGGTTAATGTATGAATTGCTGTTTTCTTTAGCCAAAGCTTCATGCTTTGCTCTCTTTTTGCACAGCGTAGTGAACCGATTCTTCACAGCATTATCCGTTCTgcagtttaaaaaataaaaaataaaaaataaaacaagaatttcAGCTTAACACTTAAATCTGTCAGAACTAAATACTGAAAAAGTAAAACAATAACCAAATAAAAAAGCTAATTACCTGCCTGAAACCACCTTGGCAATTTCAGTCCATCTGTTTCCAAAAATCTTTTGAGCCtgcaaacatttctttttccatCAGATATCTTGATTTCAATCAAAAGAGCAAATTTCTCATCAGAACTTAAAATGGGCTGAAATAGAAACAGCAAGTCTTTACATCAACCAAACTTAAGCCCAAAATGCTAAAATAAGTGACAGAGATGGGAGTTggagataaaaataaaaataaaaataaaaatgcaatCAAGAAAGCATCATTTCACCTCACATAAAAGCATATCTTCTTCAGGTGACCACCCTCCTTTCTTGAAATCAGAGTTCAAATAAGTGAACCATCTGCAGATATTTGCAAACAATATCACCTCAAATaccaaccaaaaaaagaaaaaaaaataaaaacaaaaagtagaaaaagaaTACAAGGTGATAGTCCCTATCAAGAACTCATTTTTAACTAACCTTCTTCTGCATTGCCTTGTTGTTTTATCCTTGAACTTTGATGCGATGATCGTCCAACTACAAAAACAAAccagaaaataaatttgaatttcatttcatttcatttcccacataaCATAATTTATTGACTTTAATCATACTTTACAACAATAAAGTTTCCATGAAAACATTGAAAGAACAATCAAAAGGGTAAAAAACTATACTTGTCTGTTCCATGGATTCGAATTTGCTCTCTTAATATATCATCCTCCTGCAACACAACAGAAAACAAATCCATTACATCTCAAAATTATAATCAattcaacaatccaacaactcaaaacattaaaaaaattgagaaagaaatcatttctttcaaaaaaaaaatccaatcaatacaacaatccaacaactcaaaacataaaaaaaaaaaaaaaaaaaaactgaaaaaagaTATCATATCTTGAAAAGAAAATCCATTacatttcaagaaaatccaatCAATACACAACAATCCATAAAGctcaaaacattaaaaaaactGACCAAGAAAAtcaattctttcaaaaaatccAATCAATACAACAATTCAACaactcaaaacataaaaaagtaGACCACAAATTCATTtcttgcccaaaaaaaaaaaaaaaaaaaatacagtaaTCCCAAAAACTCAACCAAAAAAGAAACTGAATAATAATCACACACCTCTTGAGAACAActcaaaacatttttaaaaaaaaaatgccaaaaaaatcatttcttgaAAAAATCCCAATACAGTAATCCCAAAAAACacaagcaaaaacaaaaaaaaaagaaactgaaTAATAATCACACACCTCTTGAGACCAATcaatacaacaaaccaacaactcaaaacataaaattaaaaataaatgacaaaaaaaaaatcatttcttgcAAAAATGCTAATAcaagcaatcccaaaaacacaaccaaaaacaaaaaaaaaagaaactcaaATAAAGACAAACCTCTTGAGACCAAGAAACAATATGTCTTTCTTTAGGCTTAGCAGCTTCACAACTATTTCCACTTCTCTTCATATTTCACTTCTTTGTTCCCTCAACACTTGCATACTATAGTAGTAAAAAAGACACCCTTTTATGTGAatgttatatataaaaaagaacaaaaggGTATTttacaaaaagggaaaacaacTGTATAATACTTCTCTTTTACACAACTTAGAAGCAAATTACAATCTTGAAATAgccattttatttatttttgcctTGGATTCTAACTTTTAACCCTTTTTTTGCCCCAAGAAAGTTCAAACAACATCCATGGAATCCGAATTAAGGATTCTTTATTTGTATTGgaccacaaaattaaaaaaaaaaatacctcgAGATttgggaaaatgaaaaaaaagaaacaaacagtTTATGGGGTTTTGTTATACTAACGTAGATCTAAAGGTATATAGaaccttaaagattgtatttttATGGTCATCTTCTATGATatagagcaaaaaaaaaaaaaagggggggggggggggtgtttaaGGTGTGGGGgttgttttgtgtgtgtgtgtgtgtgtagtgggGGGGTGTGTTCAAAAGAGCATAATTTTTGCTCTTGTTGTGTAAAAGTATTTTTATGGTGATCTTGTAGGGTGGGGTATTTAAAAGAGCATAATTTTTTGGTCTTCTTGTTGTGTAAAAGGGTATATGGAAACCTTATAAAGATTGTATTTTTATGATCTTGAAGGTATTTTTGGGGGTGGAGGGGTTTTAGGGGGTGGGGTGGAGTGTTCAAAAGAGCATTATTTTTTGGAAGAAATTAGTTAAAAGGGATCTTTATAAAAATGAATAGAGGTATATGACCCTTATACCCTCTCAGATACATGAGCGATTTTGACATAACTTATTGGGTTATATTTTGCTTTTATTGTTGCGTAAAAGGGTAAATGAAGCCTTATAAAGATTGTTTTTTATGATCTTGAAGGTATTTTAGGGCGTGGGGTGTTTAAAAGAGCATAATTTTTTggtctttgttgttgttgtgtaaaAGGGATGGCTTTTCTTGAATTGTTATTGTATTGGCGTGTTTTTGAGTGGGGTATAATGgattatatgtatgtgtgtgtggttaAAATAATCAACGGATTCTTTGCTTTTGGGCGCGGGGGAGTATTGCAGGGCCAAAGTTTGAAAAATAACGCTGAATTCCATGAGACTATAATTAATGGCATACTAGAAAAATAGTACCATCATTCCCcactttctccttcattttttttttcttagtggtcgtttggttcatGGTATAAGAGAAGTTATCCGTTAATTTTTATCCACGTTtggtataaggtataaaataatccctaaataaatttataccttgcaccaaacgtggtataaaaattaataCTTGGAATAAAT contains these protein-coding regions:
- the LOC132067488 gene encoding transcription factor MYB124-like isoform X1; translation: MKRSGNSCEAAKPKERHIVSWSQEEDDILREQIRIHGTDNWTIIASKFKDKTTRQCRRRWFTYLNSDFKKGGWSPEEDMLLCEAQKIFGNRWTEIAKVVSGRTDNAVKNRFTTLCKKRAKHEALAKENSNSYINLNNKRVIFPDGLDIDNITEGAAIKKLRTSNISDVLQNGNSREKSVGDSGMTHPVLRHPFAVLAQNLHNAGTTENAASDNKTQGTFLKKDDPKIHALMEQAKLLSSLAMKVNTENTDQSLESAWKILQDFLQQTKDGDTLKFQLPEMNFEPDDYKNLIADSRSSNEGSRPSWRQPALSEDSAGSSEYSTGSTLLSHALADKTDESQTEVCAHHQDIESELRTSQTSDQAGLHELENGTSCRVSTTRDTLPVCDEEKVNNGPATAECDFLNTDYSSPLQVTPLFRSLAAEIPTPKFSESERQFLLKTLGVESTNLSQPPSCKRALLHSL
- the LOC132067488 gene encoding transcription factor MYB124-like isoform X2 — translated: MKRSGNSCEAAKPKERHIVSWSQEEDDILREQIRIHGTDNWTIIASKFKDKTTRQCRRRWFTYLNSDFKKGGWSPEEDMLLCEAQKIFGNRWTEIAKVVSGRTDNAVKNRFTTLCKKRAKHEALAKENSNSYINLNNKRVIFPDGLDIDNITEGAAIKKLRTSNISDVLQNGNSREKSVGDSGMTHPVLRHPFAVLAQNLHNAGTTENASDNKTQGTFLKKDDPKIHALMEQAKLLSSLAMKVNTENTDQSLESAWKILQDFLQQTKDGDTLKFQLPEMNFEPDDYKNLIADSRSSNEGSRPSWRQPALSEDSAGSSEYSTGSTLLSHALADKTDESQTEVCAHHQDIESELRTSQTSDQAGLHELENGTSCRVSTTRDTLPVCDEEKVNNGPATAECDFLNTDYSSPLQVTPLFRSLAAEIPTPKFSESERQFLLKTLGVESTNLSQPPSCKRALLHSL